ACTGAAGTAAACCACCAGCTGAATTTCAGTAGTTCAATAGAAAAGCtgaacaaaatctaaaaaaacttCATGTTCTGCTCTTTATGGAATTGATGGAAACTATGAGAAAAGAATATCTAATCTAGAcatgctttacacacactcgTTTGAAGGTAAAAGTGCAGAAGAGCTACAGgtcatttaaacactcattacTTTTTCTTGTAGCTTCTTGAAGACCATAAAGCACATTTTTTCTGAGATAAACGCCAAATGATTAGCTGTTTTAACGTCCAGTCAGCAAGTTAGCAAAAAACATacaatgctttttaaaaaaagtaatttagacatttttttctgcAGGAAGCTTATTGCGGCTATGTCATCCTCCTGATGGCGATCTACTGGTGTACGGAGTGTATTCCACTGGCTATCACTGCACTTTTGCCAGTCATTCTCTTCCCTTTCCTGCGCATCATGAACTCTGAACAGGTAACTTACGAATCTTTGGTGATTTTTGTAAGACAAAGCAAATACATTAAAAAGCCCTGAGTCACTCATTCCCACAATGCCATTGCtagtaataaaacattaaatatagaaTTGTGAAGTCAGTTAATAATCAACACTTCAAGCCTCAGACACTGTTACTGTACTTTAAAGATTTTATCAGGTACAAAGGTGCTAGTAAAGTATAATAACACACATGGCCTTCCTTATTAGTGGGATTATGGCATTATGTCGATCTCAAGTGGAAAATTAAATACATGCTATCTTAACATCTTTTATGATCTTTCAAGAGTCCATAAACTGGggagtaataaagtaaaaaaaatagctttatGGTTCAGCAAAAATGTTTACCTCTCATCtttttctgagttttttttttttttttttttgctgattcaTTAACATTCTTAAGCAACTCGCACACAGTCCATACATTTGTTTTatcctttgatttttttttttttttagcaaagaaAATCAGTAAACAGAGTTGTCATTTTGAACCCAACACGTAAACCAGCATTTAGAAACCAAAAAAGTAGTGCATTTAAGTACCTATCATTCAGTAAACACATTGAATCAGCCCTGCTCAGTCTCATCAGTTTATGAGAAATTTAGCCCACAGTTCTGTATGAGATCGATCGATTTGATGATGTTTAAAGACGGAGCTCTTTTTAGGTCCCTATTCAGGAtctcattagggttgaggtccaGACTTCCACTTGTCCTCTCAAACacctttatattttttcctcttatAAACAAAACCATTAAATTAGTGGAGGTTGTACTTCTACCCTCTGCCTGTATTACCTCTGTTTGTTCATCCACCCATTTAATCCATTCAAATAGATTTGACTACAATCAATTTGTGTGCCTTTTTATTACCAAAGGAAATTCAATTTAGATTAATCATTCACTCTGAAGATTTACACAGAATATTTCCTCAATCATTGGTTTTACATTCTTttcaaataatgtaaataaaattaaaaaaaataagtttctTTACTCCAAAAACCACCACAGAACCACATAAATCTGCTACATAGCTACAAGTAAGCTAACAGTGAACTAGCGTGAGCATGAGAAAACTGAAAACACACCTAGTTTAAATGCATTGAACATCAGTCAGATAGCTGATCTGAACATATTAAAGCCAACCAATCATCAGATTGCATAGACATCCCTTTAACAGATTAGTATGCTAGTTGCTATTGATGTATGCTAGTAGCTATTGAATggcacatgtactgtatatacagtatgaagtCTTTGACTGTGGTGACTagcaaaagcaacaaaaatgCTTGCAGAGTCATACTCACTAGCTGGTCAATGTCAAAGGAGAAAAGAAACACCCTGAATGAATCtgggattaatttttttttttatgaatttctgAGTATAAACTTCATCAGTCTGTTGCTAATACTGATATCCACCCTGTCATGCTCATCAACTCCTTAAACACGTTAACTTGTAAATCTGTAGAATTGATGATTATACCGGAGTCAATCCTGTCCTCAAGCTGGCTGACTAACTATCTGAGCTGAACATCTGTGTCATGTAGCTAACAGCAACCTGTGACTTCAGAGCAGCACATGACCGCTAAATTCTTATACAAGAAAGggcaacaacagcaacaataaagacataaaacaaacaacagcaTTCATTATGACCTCTGAGCTGTTATATGTTTGTTCCAGGTGTGTGTGCTTTATCTGAAAGACACCAACATGCTGTTCATCGGGGGTTTGGTGGTGGCTATCGCGGTGGAACACTGGAACCTTCACAAGCGTATTGCCCTGAGTGTCCTGCTCTTAGTAGGTGTTCGACCTGCTCTGTAAGTCTGCATTAAGCACATAATAAAGTTGTAGACATCCAAAGACGTAGGgtcatgtgaaaaagaaagtgcaCCCTTCTTCAAGTCTGTGTTTTTAGCTATCAGGGCATAAAAGACAGTTCTGTTGACTTTATTAACTACCACACAAGCAACTTGAGGGAACGGAAACGTCAACATTTCATTGTAAATTCAGAATGCAACATTCAACATTCATAAACCAGGTGGATAAACCTATTATTctgtaattttaataaatttggcCCATTGTTCTATATAACATCCATCGATTCATTGATGTTTGAAAGCATATAATTCATGCACATCACTTTCAAGATCCCATTTCAGCATCTCAATATGTTAATCTCCAGACTTCATCTTGCTCATTCAAACaacttgatgtttttttcctcataaataaaaccatTGATTTAAATGAGGCTGTACTGCAAACTCATGCTTGTATTTCTGTGTATGTTCATTTTTTCTTACCTTCCTCTATACTTCTTTAGGTTGATGTTTGGCTTCATGAGTGTAACCGCGTTCCTCTCGATGTGGATCAGTAACACGGCTACTACTGCCATGATGCTGCCCATAGCGCAGGCCGTACTAGAGCAGCTCAGCAAAACGGAGGCTGAGAGAGACGAACGAGAACTGAGGGAAGGCCAAGACAACCAGGCTTTCGAGATGGTTGAAAACACCATGACCAAAATTCCCCTGGAAAAccaaagtaactcaattaccaAACATGATGTTTGTGATCAATGTACTCTATCATGACTTTAATTTGGAGGTAGGCCTGTAGATAGAATAACTAGAGTTATCATTAGCAAGGATGATCATGATTTCACATTAAACTTTAAATTCAGGTCTCTTTCATTTGTGGAATTCAAATCAAGGGATATACAAACGATGACATCCAAATTTCACACGATCACTGTCTTATATTCCACCAGTTGGGATCTCGTCTCCAGAGCACGTGCCGGATTTAGCAGCAGAGCATCGAAGGGAAGCTCGAGAAAAGAGATATCTGTCTCTGAATAAAGGGATGAGCTTGAGTGTGTGTTACTCTGCCAGCATTGGGGGCACAGCCACACTTACAGGCACCACGCCAAACCTCATCCTCAAAGGCCAGATGGATAGGTAAAGTTCTTTAGCTTGATACCTCTCAGTGGACCTAATTCACTAATATTCGGTAAATCTGGAGAATTTGTTTAATTGAGCCTTAATTTACGACAGTTGTGAAGAATCAATTTAAGGCTGTTTTGtaaggaaataaaatgtaaatagtttCCAAATCTGGAGACGAGagaaaagttataaaaaatttatcaaatcttaattcttttgtatttctttgaacaattctttttaataagcaaagtataattttttttctttgtccatTATATTTAATCTCGtatcatttaaatttacaaacttggacaatgtattttttttatatgatatgTTTacttatatttctatatatattttacttacaTATTTACATGCAATTTAATTTAAGCAAAACGTTCATAAGAATCGGTTTATTATGCATTAAAAGGTTGAAAAATCTTAATCTAGTTAACAATGTTAGAAATGTTAAGATTTGTAATCAAAGTAAGTAAGTATGGTTTAGTgtcattgtcattgtgcagctctCACAGAGCAATAAaggcatttaaaataaaataaatataatacgaATCAatgtatataacaatatattcaGAAGAAACCATATGTTGTCATGTTCTTAGCATCTATAAAGATAACCCCAACGTGATCAACTTCGCCAGCTGGTTTGGCTTTGCGTTTCCCAACATGATGCTAATGTTGGCTTTGTCCTGGCTGTGGCTGCAGTTCATGTATCTGGGTTTTAAGTAAGTCATAAACCATAACAATCtaaaatgtaatgattaatAGAGAACCTGATATTTCTGAGTACTGAAATGTAATTTCCTTTCAGCTTTAAGAAGACGTTTGGCTGTGGGACGAAAAATGACAGTGACCGGGAGGCCTGCATTGTGATGAAGCAAGAATACAAGAAACTGGGCAGGATGAAATTCGCAGAAGGAGCCGTGCTTGCAATTTTcgtgttgttggtggtgttgtGGTTCAGCAGAGAGCCAGGATTCATGCCAGGCTGGGCTTCTTCTCTTAACCAAGCTGGACAGTAAGTGCAAAGTGCTCTTGTTCAATTATCACATTTTGAGGAAGATAGTGAAGACTTTGCCTTTATTCTATGGTTAGTAAAAGCAATTATTCACATCACCATCAATGTAGTCATATTTACTGCGGTTTGTAATGAAATCCACAGGCCAAAGAATAAAACACGCCACCAAGTGGTTGTGATGTGTCTCTAATATTTTCTGggttttcagtgtttttaaacatggaggataa
This Silurus meridionalis isolate SWU-2019-XX chromosome 15, ASM1480568v1, whole genome shotgun sequence DNA region includes the following protein-coding sequences:
- the slc13a2 gene encoding solute carrier family 13 member 2, with the translated sequence MNKMNFFTTLTRELSKVGRWLLKYRNYLIIYITPLLLLPLPLLIPSSEAYCGYVILLMAIYWCTECIPLAITALLPVILFPFLRIMNSEQVCVLYLKDTNMLFIGGLVVAIAVEHWNLHKRIALSVLLLVGVRPALLMFGFMSVTAFLSMWISNTATTAMMLPIAQAVLEQLSKTEAERDERELREGQDNQAFEMVENTMTKIPLENQIGISSPEHVPDLAAEHRREAREKRYLSLNKGMSLSVCYSASIGGTATLTGTTPNLILKGQMDSIYKDNPNVINFASWFGFAFPNMMLMLALSWLWLQFMYLGFNFKKTFGCGTKNDSDREACIVMKQEYKKLGRMKFAEGAVLAIFVLLVVLWFSREPGFMPGWASSLNQAGQYVTDGTVAISIATLFFLIPSKLPFKSFGLGRKDDEQAGTGEGENQLLPKKKLKTLPALLNWKVVHERMPWNVVLLLGGGYALAEGSKVSKLSDWLGTTLAPLQSIPPFAISLLLCLVVGMFTECSSNTATTTLFLPILATMAETIKLHPLYVMLPCTISASLAFMLPVATPPNAIAFSYGTLKVVDMAKAGFVLNIIGILCINLAINTWGTAMFDLNTFPSWINVTKTP